Within Deinococcus aetherius, the genomic segment GAAGTCGAGGATCAGGGTGCCCAGCGGTCGTTCGTCGAGGAACATCGGCAACACGGCGGTGGCCACGGCCGCCACGCCGCCGGTGCGGGCCTCCAGCTCGGGGTAGGCCCGCACCAGGTCGCCCTCGTGCTCGAAGAAGAGGGGTTCGTGACGCTTCAAGGCGTCTCCGGCAGGGACGTTGCCATCAAGGGGTCCGTCCTGCCAGAGGGTCTGAGCACCTTCCTCGTCTCCCTGAGTGGCCGCGAGGTTCAGGCGTATGCCGGCTTCGTCCACGAGGAGGACCGCACCCGCGACGGCCTCCAGGGCTTCGCGGGCGGGGGTGAGCACCACCCCGAACACGTCGTTTTGGGTGCGGGCGGTCGCCAGGGCCTCGGTGACCGTCTGGAGACGCTCGCTCAGGGAAAGCGGTGACGTGGGGGGTGCCTCGGGTTGGCTGGACACCCCGTCAAGATACTGAGCGGCACACGCGAGAACGCCATGCCTTCACACGGTCGCCTTCGCCCATGCAGGGCGTCTTGCGTTCGTTCGCGGAGCCAACCCCGGTAGGGGGAAGGCGGGCCGCTGGAGGCTAAGCGTTTGTTTCCGCGTCACTACTGGCGTGATCCCTAGTCGAGGCATTTCTGGCAGCACCGCCTTAACCTCGTGTCCCCAAATGCTCTGTGGCTGTCAAGCCCCTAAGGTGGGCGGAAGCGGGTGTTATCAGTTATTAACCGCGAATAGGGGTTGACAGGGTGGGGGGAGAAATGGCAAAGGGACGGTGCTCATGTGCCGTCCCGACCTCAGTCTACTCCCCATTCCCGACGCCCTGCGACGCCTGACGGTCTGGCTGACCCCCCAGATGCCATCCAAGCTGGTCCACCCCCACGAGAAGATCAGTGACGCCGAATTGGTGGCGGTGGCCCTATTGCAGCGGATTCACAAAGCACCCTACTTCAGGGGCTGGTGGAGGATGCTCAAACTCAACCACTGTCCCCATTACCCTTCGGAGGTCCAGGCCCGTACCCGGCTGGAACGCTTGACCCCTGTGATCGAGGGCGCGAGTGTCGAAGTCCAGGCACTGGACTTCGTGGCCGTGGACTCCGAACCCCTCCCAGTCTGCACCTTCAAGCGCGCTCCCCGTTGCAAGTTCAAGGGGGCACGACACGGCTTCAGTACCTCCGGCCCGGTGTATGGGTTCAAGCTGCATGCCTGGACGACCCTGAATGGCAAAATCGCCCAGTACGTGCTCCGGCCCGCCAACGAGCATGACTTCACCGTCGGGTGCGTGATGAACCGCGACTGGCCCACCTTCGGTGGGCCGAAGCAGATTGGGGACAAAGGCTATCAGTCCGGCACGTACCTGACGCCACCCAAAAGCAATGCCAAGCGTCCTGACCCTCGTTGGAAAGAC encodes:
- a CDS encoding IS982 family transposase gives rise to the protein MCRPDLSLLPIPDALRRLTVWLTPQMPSKLVHPHEKISDAELVAVALLQRIHKAPYFRGWWRMLKLNHCPHYPSEVQARTRLERLTPVIEGASVEVQALDFVAVDSEPLPVCTFKRAPRCKFKGARHGFSTSGPVYGFKLHAWTTLNGKIAQYVLRPANEHDFTVGCVMNRDWPTFGGPKQIGDKGYQSGTYLTPPKSNAKRPDPRWKDEYAAARKIIESAFSVLVGSGLRWGQVKTMASLRLKVALLVLAHNLKFFDLPA